From the genome of Candidatus Nealsonbacteria bacterium CG07_land_8_20_14_0_80_39_13:
AAAGGCTTAGGTATCTCATAGGTGAACGGTCTCATTCTCGTTCCCTCACCGCCCGCAAGTATAAACGCTTTCTTTAATCCCCTCTCTTTAAGCGTGTTTGAAAGCAATATTTCTATCGCATGCGACCTGTTCCTTACTTTTATGCCGTCAACCATAAGATCAATCCTTTTCACTATGGCGTCATCTAATGTTACCGTCAAACGCTGTCGTTGGGTTTCCATCTTGTATTTTAGAATAATATATGATAAGATAATATGTTAATAAAATATTATATTTTAATCTAAAAAAGGTGAATGGTTTATATTATTTAACTCAAATTTAATATATACTTATGCATTTAATGCCACCGTAGCTCAGCTTGGGAGAGCACTCGGCTGAAGACCGAGGTGTCGCGTGTTCAAATCACGTCGGCGGCAATTATTTCTGTTTTTAGGGTTAATTTTCTGTAATCATAATTCATAACATGAATAATATAAAAATTCTTGACACGACGCTTCGGGATGGCGAGCAGACGCCGGGTATGTCTCTTACTGCAAGGGAGAAATTGAATATAGCAAAGTGCCTTCTGACGGAAGTTAAAGTTGACATCATTGAAGCAGGCTCTGCGCTTGTTTCCGAAGGTGAGAAAAAAAACATAACCGAAATCTGCAGGTGGGCTGAAAGAGAGGGTTTTCTTGATAAAATCGAGGTTCTCGGGTTCGTTGACAAAAACCGGTCGGTTGACTGGATAAATTCATGTGGCGGAAAAATAATTAATTTGCTTGCGAAAGGCTCTTTAAAGCACCTCACCCTTCAGTTGCGAAAGACGCCCGATGAGCACATATCAGACATACAAGAGACGGTTGATTACGCAAAAAAGACGGGTTTTACCGTGAACGTTTATCTTGAGGACTGGAGTAACGGCATAATGACCTCAAGGGATTATGTCCTGAAATTAACTTCAGCTCTCTGTGAAATGAATATAAACCGGATTATGCTGCCCGACACGCTCGGCATTCTTTCGCCTGAAAAGACAAAAAATTTTATTGAAATTATGACATCGCATTTTCCCGGGAAGAATTTTGATTTTCACGCGCACAACGATTACGGGCTTGCTACGGCAAACACTCTTTCAGCCGTTAACGCGGGATGCAGGTGCGTTCACGTGACGGTAAATTCACTTGGCGAGAGAGCAGGCAACGCATCGCTTGACGAGGTTGTTGCGGTAATACACGATTACACGGATTTTAAGACCGGAATTGACGAGAAAAAATTGTTCAGGATGAGCGAGTTAGTCAGCCTTTATTCCGGGAAGTCAATATCCCCCAATAAGCCGATTACCGGAAAAAGCGTTTTCACGCAGACTGCGGGCATTCACGCCGACGGCGACAAGAAGGGTGACCTTTATGCAAATCCTCTGGCGCCTTCGAGATTCGGCAGGGAACGTGAGTACGCACTCGGTAAACTAAGCGGCGGCGCAAGCCTCGACCACAACCTTGAGCGCCTCGGAATACCTTTAAGCGCCGGTCATAAGGAAAAGGTTCTCAAAAAGATTAAGGAGATGGCTGACAAGAAGGCTGTCGTGACGTCCGAGGATTTGCCGTTTATTATTGCAGACGTTCTTGACGAACCGGGCGAGTATAAGCTGAAAATAGAAAGTTGCCTCGTTGCCTCCGGAAGAGGTGTCACGCCGACCGCAAGCGTTGTCGTTGATTACGGG
Proteins encoded in this window:
- a CDS encoding 2-isopropylmalate synthase; protein product: MNNIKILDTTLRDGEQTPGMSLTAREKLNIAKCLLTEVKVDIIEAGSALVSEGEKKNITEICRWAEREGFLDKIEVLGFVDKNRSVDWINSCGGKIINLLAKGSLKHLTLQLRKTPDEHISDIQETVDYAKKTGFTVNVYLEDWSNGIMTSRDYVLKLTSALCEMNINRIMLPDTLGILSPEKTKNFIEIMTSHFPGKNFDFHAHNDYGLATANTLSAVNAGCRCVHVTVNSLGERAGNASLDEVVAVIHDYTDFKTGIDEKKLFRMSELVSLYSGKSISPNKPITGKSVFTQTAGIHADGDKKGDLYANPLAPSRFGREREYALGKLSGGASLDHNLERLGIPLSAGHKEKVLKKIKEMADKKAVVTSEDLPFIIADVLDEPGEYKLKIESCLVASGRGVTPTASVVVDYGGETFKAGASGDGGYDAFMNALNEIAKKNKLKLPKLLDYEVRIPPGGETDAIVETVILWQHGERKFKTLGVHTDQVMAAVRATEKMLNFIIRVNGNSNLSFKDIRFLT